Proteins encoded by one window of Ornithorhynchus anatinus isolate Pmale09 unplaced genomic scaffold, mOrnAna1.pri.v4 scaffold_355_arrow_ctg1, whole genome shotgun sequence:
- the LOC100083223 gene encoding olfactory receptor 14J1-like, translating into MSSCCVTKQKFPPNVLFTQMANGTEVTEFLLLGFSEVQELQLVHATLFLLIYLAALTGNLLIIAVTTLDRHLHTPMFFFLRHLSVLDLCLISVTVPKSFFNSVTNNNSISFQGCVLQVFFFVLAVVSEVALLTVMSYDCYAAICHPLRYEVIMNRGVCGKMAAASWLSGGLSGLMHMATTFSEPFSGPNVIHQFFCDVPQLLKLSGPQGNISEYSLTVLSASSFAICFSYITVSYIRIFSAVLKMPSAEGRSKAFSTCLPHLIVVTFFISTGVSEYLIPSFNCPTGLDLLLSVFYSMVPPALNPVIYSLRNQAVKAALRRMLCLE; encoded by the coding sequence ATGTCTTCTTGCTGTGTCACCAAACAGAAGTTTCCTCCAAACGTTCTTTTCACTCAGATGGCCAATGGCACGGAAGTGACAGAATTCCTCCTACTAGGGTTCTCTGAGGTCCAGGAACTGCAGCTGGTCCATGCCACGCTGTTCCTCCTGATCTACCTGGCGGCCCTGACGGGAAATCTCCTCATCATCGCCGTCACCACCCTCGACCGgcacctccacacccccatgttCTTCTTCCTCAGGCACCTGTCTGTCCTCGACCTCTGCCTCATCTCCGTCACTGTCCCTAAATCTTTCTTCAATTCAGTGACCAACAACAACTCCATTTCTTTCCAGGGCTGCGTTCTGCAagtgtttttctttgttttggccGTTGTCTCTGAGGTGGCCCTGCTCACAGTGATGTCCTACGACTGCTACGCCGCCATCTGCCACCCCTTGCGCTACGAGGTCATCATGAACAGAGGAGTTTGTGGGAAGATGGCGGCCGCCTCCTGGCTCAGCGGGGGCCTCTCCGGCCTCATGCACATGGCCACCACCTTCTCTGaacccttctctgggcccaacgTGATCCACCAGTTCTTCTGTGACGTCCCCCAGCTTCTGAAGCTCTCTGGTCCCCAAGGAAACATAAGTGAATATTCACTCACTGTCCTGTCTGCCAGTTCCTTCGCCATCTGTTTCTCATACATAACCGTCTCGTACATCCGCATCTTCTCGGCCGTGCTGAAGATGCCATCGGCAGAGGGCCGatccaaagccttctccacctgcctgccccatcTCATTGTCGTGACTTTCTTCATCTCCACGGGTGTTTCTGAATATCTAATTCCATCCTTCAATTGTCCAACAGGCCTAGACTTGCTTCTGTCCGTTTTCTATTCCATGGTACCCCCGGCTCTGAACCCTGTCATCTACAGTTTGAGGAATCAGGCTGTGAAAGCTGCTCTAAGGAGGATGTtatgcctggaataa